One genomic segment of Chelmon rostratus isolate fCheRos1 chromosome 22, fCheRos1.pri, whole genome shotgun sequence includes these proteins:
- the cntn1b gene encoding contactin 1b: MASAALLLLALSSSVSLTVAVLFGEPRIYGEDATGYGPIFEEEPVDVVYTEDSPDGRISMNCRTRANPPATYRWRRDNWEIKLMEQPDEHYSLVGGNLVITNPKQKKHAGTYVCVARNIYGTVISKEARVKFGFVEEFPQEERDPVYVKEGQGAVLLCAPPKAWPLEVTYRWIYNEFPVFLHTDRRRFVSQRTGNLYISKVEAQDAGNYSCFVSSPITGKSVFSKFIPLIPLPPDEGERKYPADIRVKFPDTTALLASNITLECFALGNPIPHIVWRKVDATDLPPNHEISESGAVLHLYNVQYEDVGSYECEAINTKGKDWHKAWLYVESAPEWAETINNTQIDIGSEHTMRCVASGKPFPFIRWYKDGYMYGKGELKFSSLTFDDSGMYQCVAENYWGIKYANAELRVIACAPTFEFNPVKKQLLGAKDGRVVIECKPRAAPRPRYTWTKGKELLFNNSRISILFDGSLEILNATRSDEGLYTCFAENDRGKSNSSGYLTITEATSIIEAPEDTDVKVGDEVILRCAASYDPMLDIAFIWAIDFRVIDFDAEWQHYERVMSDDGHGDLRIKNAQIWHEGRYTCTTQTVVDSDSAYADLKVVGVPGPPGVIRVEEIGDTWVKLLWTKGADHNSPILSYTIQTRHYWALNEDDWRDASTSPAFLEGSVERADVTDLYPWMEYQFRIIATNEHGSGEASIPSLKIKTWDASPVVAPTDVAGYGGRNGEIVITWEPVQPWYFYGKKFGYIVAFKPHDAYDWWYETISDPETRRYVHRDTYFIPTEEDFQVREFQVKIKSFNVKGDGPYSLTKVIYYPRDVPTESPTDVYARPVSSTEALVWWLPVVDTGTGLQQYIEGYQIKYWRKYDDPEPGANRIFVSAAVNQTRLENMLPDSHYLIEVRAFNGAGLGPPGEHCEMFTKRAPPPEPPRMWRYITWTGKWLYVWWDHIPYDWFGNISFPLYYKVMFRKTGYIYGKVYITGWHFMDFPMPQVGDYELMVRGRYEGGDGPIRKISIKGKASTITPTLSLVSLVLLALCIMGLQI; the protein is encoded by the exons ATGGCTTCCGCTGCTTTACTGCTTctggctctctcctcctccgtctccctcACAG TTGCCGTCCTGTTTGGTGAGCCCAGAATTTATGGAG AGGATGCTACTGGATACGGCCCCATCTTTGAGGAGGAGCCTGTGGATGTGGTCTACACGGAGGACTCTCCCGATGGGAGAATCTCCATGAACTGCAGGACACGAGCGAACCCACCAGCTACATACAG GTGGCGCCGTGATAACTGGGAAATCAAGCTGATGGAGCAACCAGATGAGCACTACAGCCTTGTGGGGGGGAACCTCGTGATCACCAACCCTAAACAGAAGAAACACGCTGGGACATACGTCTGCGTGGCCAGGAACATCTACGGCACCGTCATCAGCAAGGAGGCCAGGGTCAAGTTCGGAT TTGTGGAGGAGTTTCCCCAGGAGGAGAGAGACCCAGTGTATGTCAAAGAAGGACAGGGAGCAGTTCTGCTGTGTGCCCCTCCAAAAGCCTGGCCAC TGGAGGTGACCTACCGCTGGATCTACAACGAGTTCCCAGTTTTCCTGCACACGGATCGCCGCCGGTTTGTCTCCCAGAGGACGGGGAACCTGTACATCTCCAAAGTGGAAGCTCAGGATGCAGGGAACTACTCCTGCTTTGTTTCCAGCCCCATCACTGGGAAGAGTGTCTTCTCCAAGTTCATCCCCCTCATCCCCTTACCCCCTGATGAGG GTGAGAGAAAGTACCCAGCAGACATCAGGGTGAAATTCCCAGACACTACTGCCCTGCTGGCTTCTAATATTACACTGGAGTGCTTTGCTCTGGGAAA ccCCATCCCTCATATtgtttggaggaaggtggacgCCACAGACCTCCCACCAAATCATGAGATCAGCGAATCAGGAGCTGTGCTCCATCTGTACAATGTGCAGTACGAGGACGTGGGATCGTACGAGTGTGAGGCCATCAACACGAAGGGAAAGGACTGGCACAAGGCCTGGCTGTATGTGGAAT ctgctccggAGTGGGCGGAGACCATCAATAATACTCAGATCGACATTGGCTCGGAGCACACCATGCGCTGTGTTGCGTCCGGGAAGCCCTTCCCTTTCATCCGATGGTACAAAGATGGATATATG TATGGGAAGGGGGAGTTGAAGTTTTCCAGTCTCACTTTTGATGACTCAGGAATGTACCAGTGTGTCGCTGAGAACTATTGGGGCATCAAATACGCCAACGCAGAGCTGCGAGTCATTG CTTGTGCTCCTACATTCGAGTTCAATCCTGTGAAGAAGCAGCTTCTTGGAGCTAAAGATGGCCGCGTGGTCATCGAGTGTAAACCCCGAGCTGCTCCTAGGCCGAGGTACACCTGGACAAAGGGCAAAGAGCTCCTCTTCAACAATTCACG CATTTCCATCCTGTTTGATGGGAGTCTGGAGATCCTCAATGCCACCAGGAGTGATGAGGGCCTCTACACCTGCTTTGCTGAGAATGACAGAGGAAAGTCCAACAGCTCTGGCTACCTCACCATCACAG AGGCTACCAGCATCATAGAGGCACCTGAAGACACTGATGTAAAGGTTGGCGATGAGGTGATTCTGCGCTGCGCTGCTTCATACGACCCCATGCTGGACATCGCATTCATCTGGGCCATAGACTTCAGGGTCATTGACTTTGACGCTGAGTGGCAACACTACGAACGCGTTATG AGTGATGATGGCCACGGTGACCTGAGAATAAAGAATGCCCAGATTTGGCACGAAGGTCGCTACACGTGCACGACTCAGACAGTGGTGGACAGCGACTCAGCATACGCTGATCTCAAGGTTGTAG GTGTTCCCGGGCCTCCTGGCGTGATTCGGGTGGAGGAAATCGGGGACACATGGGTGAAGCTGTTGTGGACTAAAGGAGCCGATCACAACAGCCCCATTCTCTCCTACACCATTCAGACCAGGCACTACTGGGCTCTGAACGAAGACGACTGGAGGGACGCCAGCACTT CTCCGGCGTTTCTTGAAGGCAGTGTGGAGAGGGCAGATGTGACAGACCTGTACCCATGGATGGAGTACCAGTTCAGGATCATCGCCACCAATGAGCATGGCTCTGGAGAGGCCAGCATCCCCTCCCTCAAGATCAAAACCTGGGATGCTT CTCCAGTGGTCGCTCCCACTGATGTGGCAGGTTATGGAGGCAGAAATGGAGAAATCGTCATCACATGGGAG CCTGTGCAGCCGTGGTATTTCTATGGCAAAAAGTTTGGCTACATCGTGGCGTTCAAGCCTCATGATGCTTACGACTGGTGGTATGAGACCATTTCAGACCCAGAGACAAGGCGATATGTTCACAGAGATACCTACTTCATTCCCACTGAAGAGGATTTCCAGGTCAGAGAGTTTCAGGTGAAGATCAAGTCATTTAATGTGAAGGGGGACGGACCGTACAGCCTCACCAAGGTCATCTACTATCCAAGAGATG TACCTACAGAGTCTCCGACAGACGTCTACGCCAGGCCGGTGTCCTCCACCGAAGCTCTGGTCTGGTGGTTGCCAGTGGTCGACACTGGTACAGGCCTGCAGCAGTACATCGAGGGATACCAG ATCAAGTACTGGAGAAAGTACGATGATCCGGAGCCGGGAGCGAACCGTATATTTGTTTCGGCCGCAGTCAATCAGACCAGGTTGGAGAACATGCTGCCAGACTCTCACTACCTCATTGAGGTCCGTGCCTTCAATGGAGCCGGCCTTGGACCACCTGGTGAACACTGTGAGATGTTCACAAAGAGAGCAC cacCACCAGAACCTCCCAGGATGTGGCGCTATATTACCTGGACAGGAAAGTGGTTGTATGTGTGGTGGGATCATATCCCATATGACTGGTTTGGCAATATTTCCTTCCCACTGTACTACAAG gtcaTGTTCAGAAAGACAGGCTACATCTACGGGAAAGTCTACATCACTGGCTGGCACTTCATGGACTTCCCCATGCCTCAGGTGGGAGACTATGAGCTGATGGTACGTGGACGTTACGAAGGTGGAGATGGCCCAATCAGGAAGATTAGTATTAAGG gTAAAGCATCTACGATCACGCCCACTCTCAGCCTGGTGTCTTTGGTGCTGCTGGCGCTGTGCATTATGGGATTGCAAATTTAA